A genome region from Indicator indicator isolate 239-I01 chromosome 24, UM_Iind_1.1, whole genome shotgun sequence includes the following:
- the NSFL1C gene encoding NSFL1 cofactor p47, whose protein sequence is MADREEALREFVAVTGVEEERARFFLESAGWDLQIALASFYEDGGDEDILTLPQPTPSFISRGTASSDHRVTSFRDLVHAQEEDDEEEEGQRFYAGGSERSGQQIVGPPRKKSPNELVEDLFKGAKEHGAVAVDRTAKSSGESSKPKPFAGGGYRLGATPEEESAYVAGERRQNSAQDVHVVLKLWKSGFSLDSGELRSYQDPSNAQFLDDIRRGEVPAELRRLARGGQVNLDMEDHRDEEYVKPKSVFKAFTGEGQKLGSTAPQVMGTSSPAQQAENEAKASSAIAIDEAEPVTNIQIRLADGGRLVQKFNHHHRIRDIRLFIVDARPAMAATSFVLMTTFPNKELTDENQTLKEANLLNAVIVQRLT, encoded by the exons ATGGCTGACAGGGAGGAGGCGCTGAGGGAGTTCGTGGCCGTGACCGGCGTCGAGGAGGAGCGAGCGCGCTTCTTCTTGGAGTCCGCCGGCTGGGACCTCCAG ATTGCACTTGCCAGTTTCTACGAGGACGGGGGTGACGAGGACATTCTGACTCTTCCCCAGCCAACACCCAGCTTCATATCCAGAGGCACTGCATCCAG TGACCACAGAGTAACGTCCTTCAGAGACCTTGTTCATGCAcaggaggaggatgatgaagaggaggagggacaGAG GTTTTATGCTGGTGGGTCAGAGAGAAGTGGGCAGCAGATCGTTGGTCCTCCAAGGAAGAAGAGTCCCAACGAGCTGGTGGAGGATCTGTTCAAGGGGGCCAAGGAGCACGGCGCGGTGGCGGTGGATCGGACGGCCAAGAGCAGCGGCGAGAGCAGCAAGCCCAaa CCCTTCGCAGGAGGAGGCTATCGCCTCGGGGCCACTCCAGAGGAGGAGTCTGCGTACGTGGCAGGGGAGAGGAGGCAGAACTCTGCCCAGGAT gtgcaCGTTGTCCTGAAGCTCTGGAAGAGTGGATTCAGTCTGGACAGTGGAGAACTGAGGAGCTACCAAGATCCCTCCAATGCCCAGTTCCTTGATGATATCCGTAGGGG GgaggtgccagcagagctgcgCAGGTTGGCACGGGGAGGACAGGTGAACCTGGACATGGAGGATCACCGTGACGAGGAGTACGTGAAACCAAAGAGTGTCTTCAAAGCTTTCACTGGAGAAGGACAGAAGCTGGGCAG CACTGCCCCCCAGGTGATGGGcaccagctctccagcccagcaggcagagaatGAGGCCAAAGCCAGCTCTGCCATTGCCATCGACGAGGCAGAGCCTGTCACCAACATCCAGATCCGGCTGGCGGACGGGGGGAGGCTGGTCCAGAAGTTCAACCACCACCACAG GATCCGTGACATTCGCCTCTTCATAGTAGATGCCCGGCCAGCGATGGCTGCCACCAGCTTTGTCCTCATGACCACCTTCCCAAACAAAGAGCTGACTGATGAGAACCAGACCTTGAAGGAAGCCAACCTGCTCAACGCTGTCATCGTCCAAAGGTTGACATAA